Genomic DNA from Jejubacter calystegiae:
ATCGGCATAGGCGGTCATGGCCAGAGTTCGGGGAATGGGAGTGGCGGTCATAATCAACTGGTGGGGATGGAAACCCTGCTGCTCGCCCTTTTCCCACAGCGCCAGGCGCTGGTGTACGCCAAAACGATGCTGTTCGTCGATAATCACCAGAGCCAGACTATGGAACTGCACCTGCTCCTGAAAGATGGCGTGGGTGCCCACCACCATAGAGATCTGGCCGCTGGCGATGGCCTCCTGCTGGGCCTGACGCGCTTTCCCCTTCTGCTTGCCCGCCAGCCAGCCGACCTCGACGCCCAGGGGCTCAAACCAGGCGCGGAAGTTGTTGGCATGCTGTTCTGCCAGCAGTTCAGTTGGCGCCATCATTGCCACCTGCTGACCGTTGGCGATAGCGCGCAACGCTGCCAGTGCGGCGACCAGCGTTTTACCGGAGCCAACATCGCCCTGGACCAGGCGCATCATCGGGGAATCCAGGGCCATATCGCGCTCGACATCCGCCACCACGCGCTGCTGGGCGCCGGTGGGTTTAAAAGGCAGTGCGGTCAGAAGGGCATTTTTCAGATTGTCCTGCGCTTCCAGGGGGCGGGCCAGATACCGTCTGGCGCCAGCACGTAACGCCAGCATGCTGAGGTTATGGGCCAGTAACTCTTCCAGAATCAGGCGGCGCTGGGCCGGATGTTTACCGCTTTCCAGATCGCTGAGCTGCAGCGATGGCGGTGGCCGGTGCAGCGTACGTAGCGCATCCGGCAGACTCATCATGCCAGAGGCCAGCTCTGGCGGCAGCAGTTCGGCAATGGCGCAGCTTTCCAGCAAATCCAGTGCCTGGTCCGTGAGTTTGCGCAGCGTGGCCTGGCGCACTCCTTCGGTGGTGGGGTAAACCGGTGTGAGCGTCTCCTGCAGTTCGGGCGTTCCCTGTTCCCCCTGAATGCGATATTCCGGGTGGATCATCTCGGCGCCGTGTTGCCCGCGCTTCGCCTCACCCCAGGCCTGTACTCGCCGGCCGGGGGCCAGACTGTTTTTCATGGCCGCGTTAAAGTTGAAGAAGCGCAGGGTAAGTATGCCGCTGCCGTCGCTTATCTGGCAGACCAGCATACGGCGTCGACCAAAGGTAATGCTGCTATTCAGGACTTCGCCTTCCACCGAGGCATAGACGCCGGGCAGAAGTTCGCCAATGGGGTAAAGTCGGGTGCGGTCTTCATAGCGCAGCGGCAGATGCAGCAGCAAATCTTGGACGTTGTACAAGCCAATCTTCGCCAGCTTCTCACTCTGACTGGCGCCAACGCCAGTCAGCGAATGGAGTGGAACGGCGTCAAGAAGTCGGCCTTTCATGGCTCACCCTGCCGCCTGCATAGCGGCCCACCAACCAGGCTCAGCATCAATTTCGCCGCTGTCGGTAATGTGAGGGTAGGGTAATCCTTTACGCTTTGCCACTTTCGCCAGCACCGGGAACCCTCCTTCGAACAACAGGCGCTGCTGATCGGCATCGGGCAGCATGCTGTTGTGCCGCTGGTACATGCCGGCATTCTGGCGCTGACGCTGCGCTTCATAAAGAATCAGGGCCGATGCGACGGAAACATTCAGTGACTGCACCATACCGATCATCGGAATAATGATGTCGCAATCGGCCAGGTCCAGCGCTTCCTGAGTGATGCCGGTTTTCTCCTGCCCCATCAGAATACAGGTGGGGCGGGTATAGTCGATTTCACGAAAATCGACGGCGCTATCGGAAAGATGAGTCGCCAGAATCTGCATGCCCTGCTGTTTCAGATGCACAACCGCATCGTCGATAGTGGGATGGGTCTTCACCTGCACCCAACTGTTGCTACCTGCGGCGGAGGAATACATGGTGCGGAGGCGATTGCCCGGCCAGATCGCATGGACCTCATGTACACCAACGGCATCTGCGGTACGGATAATGGCAGAGACGTTATGGGGTTTATGTACCTGCTCCATACACACCGTCAGGTCGGTCTGGCGACGGGCCAGCATCTCGCGGATTCGGGCGTGGCGCTGCAGGTTCATGATTAGTTTCTGTTGCGGGTGACTTTTATCACATCCGGCATTACGCGAATCTTACGCATAATGTTTGCCAGATGGATACGGTCGCGGGCCGTCAGGCGGATAAAGGCGGTGTAGACACGACCGTCTTTTTCTTCCGTATTCAGACTCTGAATATTCGAACCAGCCGTGTTAATCGAGGCCGTCAGGTTGGCCAGTGCGCCCTGGTGGTTAAACATATCCACCTTAATTTCAGTAATGAATTCCTGCTCGGTCTCTTTATCCCACTCGACCGCCATAAACTTCTCTGGCTCTTTCTGGTAGCCGCGAATATTACGGCAGGATTCATGATGGATAACCAGCCCTTTACCTGGACTCACGTGTGCCACAATGGGATCGCCAGGAATGGGGCGACAGCACTTGGCGAAGGTGATCAGCACGCCATCGGCGCCTTTGATCGGCAGGTGATGGTGATTAGTGGC
This window encodes:
- the recG gene encoding ATP-dependent DNA helicase RecG; protein product: MKGRLLDAVPLHSLTGVGASQSEKLAKIGLYNVQDLLLHLPLRYEDRTRLYPIGELLPGVYASVEGEVLNSSITFGRRRMLVCQISDGSGILTLRFFNFNAAMKNSLAPGRRVQAWGEAKRGQHGAEMIHPEYRIQGEQGTPELQETLTPVYPTTEGVRQATLRKLTDQALDLLESCAIAELLPPELASGMMSLPDALRTLHRPPPSLQLSDLESGKHPAQRRLILEELLAHNLSMLALRAGARRYLARPLEAQDNLKNALLTALPFKPTGAQQRVVADVERDMALDSPMMRLVQGDVGSGKTLVAALAALRAIANGQQVAMMAPTELLAEQHANNFRAWFEPLGVEVGWLAGKQKGKARQAQQEAIASGQISMVVGTHAIFQEQVQFHSLALVIIDEQHRFGVHQRLALWEKGEQQGFHPHQLIMTATPIPRTLAMTAYADLDTSVIDELPPGRTPVTTVAIPDTRRVDIIERVRNACLQEGRQAYWVCTLIEESDLLEAQAAEATWQELKVALPELNVGLVHGRMKPQEKQEVMRAFKQGELHLLVATTVIEVGVDVPNASLMIIENPERLGLAQLHQLRGRVGRGAVASHCVLLYKSPLSKTAQKRLQVLRDSNDGFVIAQKDLEIRGPGELLGTRQTGNAEFKVADLLRDQAMIPEVQRVARHIHERWPEQAQALIERWMPETERYSNA
- the trmH gene encoding tRNA (guanosine(18)-2'-O)-methyltransferase TrmH — translated: MNLQRHARIREMLARRQTDLTVCMEQVHKPHNVSAIIRTADAVGVHEVHAIWPGNRLRTMYSSAAGSNSWVQVKTHPTIDDAVVHLKQQGMQILATHLSDSAVDFREIDYTRPTCILMGQEKTGITQEALDLADCDIIIPMIGMVQSLNVSVASALILYEAQRQRQNAGMYQRHNSMLPDADQQRLLFEGGFPVLAKVAKRKGLPYPHITDSGEIDAEPGWWAAMQAAG